ttattattattattattattattattattattattattattattagttatcATACATTCTCCAGGGCTCACACTAGACATTTTTTTGTGTTAGGCAATTTTTTTCAGagatgtagagtatttccttgaaaattattttaaagtggcTAATTTACAAAAAGATCTATTAGCCatagactaaatgttgtagccactttgtatggaaattagcaactggctaatttggcaatggaccgGGTGAGCCTGATTCTCTCATGTTGGTATGTTAGAAATTCATATGAAAGCTGATGTttcatttattacataataatgaGTCCTGGTTGTCTTTGTTTCAGAATCTAAAAGACCGAAGAAGCGTCTTGGCGTGAGGGGGCCTGTGTTATCACCACAGTATGAAAGTACAAGCTATCAAGCCCCACACTCGTATGGCAGAGAATACAGCACTGAATCAGGTTATGCAGCCTCAGCCCAAGATACAGCATCAGTTCAGCGATTAGGGAACCCAAATCCAGATTACAGTCATCAATGGAACCAAGACTCTCAAAATCCTTCTGGCCATCGGAGTCAGCCGCAGTATCAGAACTGGCAGCACAGTACTTGGCAGCAATCTCCTGTGAACGTATCCAACAACTTCCAGACGTATTACAACCACCCACAGTCCTCCGAGTCAAACTTCAGATACTCCTCCTATCCCATTCACAGCCCTGATTCCTCTGGTTATGTTGTGCATTCTCCATCATATAATGTGAACACCTCGAGTCATTTCTCTGGCACTCAAGGCATTGGTGTTGCATCACAAGACTCCTATCAACAGATGATGCAGTTTGGAAGTGAGAATATGGGTGCACatgaatacacaaacacaaaaggGTATTCGCATGCTTCTGGGCACCAGTCTTCTGGACAGTGTAGTGAGACCAATGTTAACCTAGGCAGCAGCCATGAGCTGATGTCTGAGACAGAACGATATGGTCAGATGGTTGGCACTTTGACCTCTTCATTGCAGCACACGGATATGGCGACAACTGTTACTGATCTTGACACTCTTCAAACGTGCATCAGTCCCAGCAGCACGATGAGCAGAGCCATCTCTGGGAGCGACAGCAGTCAGCAGGACCTGTTCGGCAGTCCCCATGACGTCACCAAGGGCAGATCTATGTCCCTTGATGAAAACAGCCATTCAGAATGCCTTATGGATTTGTCTGATTGTCGTGGCTTTATGCCGGAGAGTTACAAATCTATAAGCACTGATAATTTGTGTACAGACATCAACTTGAGTTCTTCGTTTCTTCCTTCAGCTTTAACGGTGAACAAAGAAGGCAGCTATCCATCCTCTGCTATGTCAGGACTTTTTAATCTGGTATCCAATATCAGCGAGGGCAGCATGTATGAAGCTACAAGTAAACAAACTACGGGAAAACGTCACCTTACAAAGTTATCTCTGAAGCGGTCACGTTCTTGTTCCTCTACTGTTTCCGATAGTAAATTAGATTGTGCGTCAGGCTGGAGAGCTCAGTCAGAATCTTTGACCAATGTTTGGAATGTTTCTGACTTCTCTGGCTACTCACCAGAAACAGGTTTACCAGTATTCAGTAACAGAACAACAGAATCCTGGACAGGTGGTAGATCTTCTAGTAACCAAACCAGTCGGAGCAAATTGGGAAAATCTAAGAGTAAGACGAGATGTCGATTAAAAACAGTGTGTTCACAACCAGTACCAAAAGATGCGGCGTATACCTACGCTTTCCACGTACCGACTCCAGTATTCAAGAGACTGAAGCTGCATCAGAAGGACGTTCAGGATAAAGTTAAAGTGGTCAGAATGCATCCCAAGGATGCCAGGAAGTACAGTCTACTTAAGATAGGAAGAGAGGTGGTGGAGGTCCAGAAATTGTCGACtcatgatattttaaaatacagcaaATGCCACAGTGATACTGCTGATATTGAACATGATGCCATGTTAGCAGTGAAAGATGATCATGTGTCACTCACTTCACCTAAAGCTGCTCTGTTTGGTAGCATCTTTGAAAGAAATTCTTTGGTAGCGGAAAAACCAAATATAGATTCATCCACTACATCACCTGTTTCTGCTGTATCTGACCGATTCATTGGAAATGGTTCTTTGGGAGAAGTGAAACCAGAGGGAGTGTTTGTGACATCATCTGTAGTTTCTTCATCCAGTAGCATAACAGAAAATTGTAACCTaatagcaaacaaacaaaccggAGAGTCACCACCATCAGTTGCTGCTTGCCCTACTGGAGGCATCATTGCCTCGTTGTTACTCGGTATTGATGAAGCACCCAAAACACAGTCACAGTCAATTCTGCATCCTAAAGATACAGATGACAGACAAAGTGGAGACCACCAAAAGAAGTGTTTTTTAGATAAGGAACATTTTCAAGAATATGTTAAGATAGCAACTGCATCATTAGAAGTTGCTGAGAAAGCAACAAAACTGGAGACCATGatagagaaaaaaatagaaACTATAATTAACCCACATAAGATTAGTCCTGAAATCAAGCAGAACACGGATTTTCTAGCAGGAAAACCTTTGGGTCCTGTTAAGAAAACGTCAGATTCCAACTCTTTCTCTGCAGCTTTTGAACAGTTTGTTATGGCCAATTTATCACCAGAAGATAAGAAAAAAACCTTCTTGAAAATGATGCAAGTGACGATAGTTTGAAAAATAATGTAGGTAAACAGttatataaaaatgaaatggaTAAATCAGACAAACTTGAATCTGTTTGTTGTGTGGATGAAGACAAAAGTATTATAGCAAACACTGAAAAATCACGAAATCAGTCCAAAATGCCAGATAACTCTAGTGGTAGAGAAGGGATGAAGCCAGAATTGATGGATTGGCAGCAGGATGGCAAAATTCAATCTCTTCATGTAGAAAACACTCCACCACATTGCCAGACTGGACACTGTCCCGTATCACCCATCAAATCGGACAGTCATCAGGAGCATTCACACCACTGTAACCCAAAGCCAGAGGCCTGTGATAGTTTACAAGAAGACCTGTTTGACAATAGTAGTCCAAATGATGCAACTTGCACTACACCCCATGGTTGTAATCAGGATGATGTATCTCAGAGCGGTAATTCGGAAGAAGATGTTCCCCTAGTTACACAGAACCAATGTCAAAGTGATTCAGGCAACAACTGTGATTCATTCAACAACTGTAGCCCAAAGAATGCATCACAAGATGAACATCTGCACTGTGTACTCCCTGCTGGACTGAACTGTAACCAACAAAATTCATCTAATGGCTGTAGTCCAAAACACGAATCCATTGTTTGTAACCCAGAGGATATATCTCACTGCTGCGATTCTGATTTTTCTTCCAGTAAAGATGACCAAGAAAACAGACACAAGACCGGTGATTCAGAAATTACCTCCTGTCTAGAACGAGAAAGTGGAAACTCGGCATGCAGTACACAGGTATGTGGTGATACACTAAGTGTAGATCTTACTCACAAAACTCAGGGTGATACTCATCCTCTAGaaacttcaaatgtttttcaAGAACAGATTGATGATTTGACACTgagaaacaattttattttagatgACGTAACTTCTTTGAAAGGCAGCAGCGAGGAAGAAAAAGTCAGAAGTTTATTTAAAGATTCCATCAACACTGAACATTTTACAACAGGAGTTTTTCATGATTTGAAAACTAAACCTGTCAAACTGGATGCTGAATTTCTAGAATCTGAGAGGGAACAACTAAGTGAAGCTGAGTCAGCTATGTCCAATGCCCAGTCCAGAACTTCTTCTAGAACCAGCTCACGGAAAGAGTCGTCGGACAGTAATGAATGTGTCTTTGAAGATGTCTTTGTAAAACAACCAcataataaaaaacacattCAGAAAAGGGTGGACACAATTTCTGAATGTTCTGACAGCAATCTTGAATTGCATGACATGTATTTTGATAGCTATTCTTTAGAAATTCGGAGAAAGAGGACTGCTGCAAATTATTCTCCAAATGCTTTCTCTCACTTGTTTAAAGTGGGAAAGCCTAATGAAACTAAACCAGACactaagaaaaagaaaactagGAAAACTGACCAAAAGTTGATCCTTGGTGTCCATTACATTATAGTAGGAAAGTTCAAAGGCTATAAATCAATGGGTGTCAAGCTGAAGAGACTAAACATGGGCATTGATGAAACGGTAAGTGTAACAGAGTACCTAGACAGACACAAGGAGGAAAAGGAGTTCATGAAAAAGGCTACTGTAAAAGCTTTACAAAAGTTCAGATTCAAAGGCTCAAGTTTGGCATCAAATGAAAACCACATGTTGGAGGACAATTCTTTGACTGAGAAAACGGACAAGCATTCTTTGCAGAAAATGAGTAAAAAGTCTCATAGTAAGTCTGTGAAGTGCCTTTCAGATATGaaagaaaataatagttttgatAGTTCTTCAGCAACATCTAGTCATAGTGAATGTGATAATCATAATTTGAGTTTTACTGAAACATCTACAGTCGCTGTACTGGTGAGTGATGATATCTCCACAAGTGACATGTCAAGACATCAATCTACTGGTGACATGTCAGCAAGTGACATATCAGCACCACTTGATTCCACTGACTCTGATAAAGAGGGTTTAAtttcattacaaaatattaagaaaagtattaaaACCAAACACTCCACCTTGAGGCACACTGTGTCTTTTGATGACATGGATCAATGCTTTGATAGTAACAGTGATGTAACATTCAATATGAAAATGGACAGACACAATCTTTCTCTCAAGAAGAAGCCTCCTCCACCTGCCGATGGTGATCGTGTGGAGTTGACAACAACAATTGATAAGAAAATTTTTCCTAGTTCTTACCAGACAGCAGAAAAGATTGAGATGTTTTCCAAAGACATCGAATCGGACACTGCATTAGCAACAGGAAGTACTGCCTTCATCTCTGGAGACCATTCTGAATTCTTTGACTCCAGTAATTCAAACGATTCTAACTCCAATTTTGGTCAGAGCTGTTTTAAAAGTAAGACACTGTCTCCTCCACATGAAGCCAGTGCTCCGAGTGCTGTGGGTCAGGCTAATAACAGTGACAGGAAAAAGTCAACGAGAAAGAAGCTGACACGGAATCAGAAACTAGGTGTAGCATTTCTATCCACCCGACGTAAGAAGAAAGCAAACAAAGATGCTGGGAAGCTGATGAACAGTTTGTCTCTGCTTCACCAGGCGACTCTGGAGAGCCTGGTGGTGGATAAAAGTACAGATTTACCCTCTGATGCAGGCATCACTTCAGACACTCTCAAAATGTctgaaaacattaatgtaaatCCTGACTGTGGTAACAAGGATGTTTCAGGAAACAATGCATATCCTGGTGGACTTGGTGATGATTCTATATGTAAAGAAGACAATTCAATTGATTTGTTTCAGACGTCAAACAGTAATGTGAGTTTTTCTGGGTTTTCCAGACAGACGTACACTGACAAGACTGATGACTATGAAGTGACATTTGATGACACAATGTATAAGTTGGCCTTATTCTCTCCTCCCCTCTCCGATCTGGGGGAGGTGTCACCGCCCGTGCCTTTATCTCCTGTAGAGCTTGCTAGTTATTCACCAAAGATACCTCTAAGCACTGCCAATACTTGCACCAAACTGATGGGTACTAGCCCTACGTTTGAAAAGAATGGTATACAATATAGTACAGAGTCGATATATGAAACACCACTGTCAAGTGTGGAGAACCAGAAAGATTTGTCCAACATGACTGATGTTAAAGTTGTAGATCACACTGAAGGTGGCACCAAAACTTCAAGAAATCTCAAAGTTTCTACCCATTCAAGTGATGGTTTAAGTTCTACATCTGATATTTCTCCTTTGAAAACTGCTGTAGTGAAATTATCTCCCATGATGTTATCTGACATTTCAAATTTGAACGCTCAGTGGAGAGACAGAAGTACAAACGAGAAATGTCCAGATTCAATGCTTTACTCGAACAACAAGCATGATAGTGTGTCTAATGATCCCTGTTGGCAGGATTGTAGCCAGAATGTTCCGATGGGGAATTCACAGAGACAGAATGTGGAAACATGTCAACATATTGCTGATGACATTGATGTGATAGAAAACCCAGACAGACAGAATTTGGAAAGACAATATTCTAAAGAATCAGACTTTTCTTATCATTCATGCCCAAAGATTGACTCTGTTACCAGCCTAAGTGACAACTGGTTACATCTGTCTGAGTGTCCCCAGACGGAACTGGTGTATGATCCTTACAGTAACCCCATCAAGGACCCACAGTATGATGATATTTCTTCTGATGAGGACACTGCTGAACCAGCTGATGGAGAAAAGAGTAAAGATAAAGGAAGTGCATCCACCAAGAGTTCTGTTCCATCAAAGTCCGCAGTTCCCATCAAGACTGTTGAAGCAGATAATTCACGTAATGAAGGTCTACCATCTTCTGATGCTCACTTGCAGAGTTCCATAC
This DNA window, taken from Gigantopelta aegis isolate Gae_Host chromosome 4, Gae_host_genome, whole genome shotgun sequence, encodes the following:
- the LOC121371842 gene encoding LOW QUALITY PROTEIN: uncharacterized protein LOC121371842 (The sequence of the model RefSeq protein was modified relative to this genomic sequence to represent the inferred CDS: deleted 2 bases in 1 codon); this encodes MAAMFSVRVVTTEHYLADPIPGLDVTQCEFRGTEVKKVPILRIFGSTPAGQKTCLHVHGVFPYLYVPYDGTDPWERYLRQFAASLDKAINIANNTKSNPQHVHKLSLVTGIPMYGYHAKEQEFIKIYLYNPTSVKKAADLLLAGAVMSKPFQPYEAHIPYHLQLFIDFNLYGMNLINAGAVKFRRKKDHGKKKSKQTCSSPAVLSTSTLDCTADCGGGNTPSLRKWDPDNIPEEMYLPYNVPRQSSSELEADIVAADILNRLEVGSNIGTNPGLAALWEDEKQRRRDQGQDSQITPPQSQDHGEVKTSESETNYHKRLQEIIEEQKSYISSQSEPSDGETSQDEGTQSGIAATPASLVEIHQSQDTDSVSQHSDTVEEDPPVVSLESIQRVLSFSQSFSQPSPPEETTADISITDVLASLAKESSPASSQLTPSQLSALEDEDSVMADVVPDAELLERDEEETLEMSQRVWDGADEEMGEDKSPSSITAVEYDVQGIDDTWDSSLELPEEQESADSVIPQLDGASDEKPESKRPKKRLGVRGPVLSPQYESTSYQAPHSYGREYSTESGYAASAQDTASVQRLGNPNPDYSHQWNQDSQNPSGHRSQPQYQNWQHSTWQQSPVNVSNNFQTYYNHPQSSESNFRYSSYPIHSPDSSGYVVHSPSYNVNTSSHFSGTQGIGVASQDSYQQMMQFGSENMGAHEYTNTKGYSHASGHQSSGQCSETNVNLGSSHELMSETERYGQMVGTLTSSLQHTDMATTVTDLDTLQTCISPSSTMSRAISGSDSSQQDLFGSPHDVTKGRSMSLDENSHSECLMDLSDCRGFMPESYKSISTDNLCTDINLSSSFLPSALTVNKEGSYPSSAMSGLFNLVSNISEGSMYEATSKQTTGKRHLTKLSLKRSRSCSSTVSDSKLDCASGWRAQSESLTNVWNVSDFSGYSPETGLPVFSNRTTESWTGGRSSSNQTSRSKLGKSKSKTRCRLKTVCSQPVPKDAAYTYAFHVPTPVFKRLKLHQKDVQDKVKVVRMHPKDARKYSLLKIGREVVEVQKLSTHDILKYSKCHSDTADIEHDAMLAVKDDHVSLTSPKAALFGSIFERNSLVAEKPNIDSSTTSPVSAVSDRFIGNGSLGEVKPEGVFVTSSVVSSSSSITENCNLIANKQTGESPPSVAACPTGGIIASLLLGIDEAPKTQSQSILHPKDTDDRQSGDHQKKCFLDKEHFQEYVKIATASLEVAEKATKLETMIEKKIETIINPHKISPEIKQNTDFLAGKPLGPVKKTSDSNSFSAAFEQFVMANLSPEDKKKTFLKMMQVTIVKNNVGKQLYKNEMDKSDKLESVCCVDEDKSIIANTEKSRNQSKMPDNSSGREGMKPELMDWQQDGKIQSLHVENTPPHCQTGHCPVSPIKSDSHQEHSHHCNPKPEACDSLQEDLFDNSSPNDATCTTPHGCNQDDVSQSGNSEEDVPLVTQNQCQSDSGNNCDSFNNCSPKNASQDEHLHCVLPAGLNCNQQNSSNGCSPKHESIVCNPEDISHCCDSDFSSSKDDQENRHKTGDSEITSCLERESGNSACSTQVCGDTLSVDLTHKTQGDTHPLETSNVFQEQIDDLTLRNNFILDDVTSLKGSSEEEKVRSLFKDSINTEHFTTGVFHDLKTKPVKLDAEFLESEREQLSEAESAMSNAQSRTSSRTSSRKESSDSNECVFEDVFVKQPHNKKHIQKRVDTISECSDSNLELHDMYFDSYSLEIRRKRTAANYSPNAFSHLFKVGKPNETKPDTKKKKTRKTDQKLILGVHYIIVGKFKGYKSMGVKLKRLNMGIDETVSVTEYLDRHKEEKEFMKKATVKALQKFRFKGSSLASNENHMLEDNSLTEKTDKHSLQKMSKKSHSKSVKCLSDMKENNSFDSSSATSSHSECDNHNLSFTETSTVAVLVSDDISTSDMSRHQSTGDMSASDISAPLDSTDSDKEGLISLQNIKKSIKTKHSTLRHTVSFDDMDQCFDSNSDVTFNMKMDRHNLSLKKKPPPPADGDRVELTTTIDKKIFPSSYQTAEKIEMFSKDIESDTALATGSTAFISGDHSEFFDSSNSNDSNSNFGQSCFKSKTLSPPHEASAPSAVGQANNSDRKKSTRKKLTRNQKLGVAFLSTRRKKKANKDAGKLMNSLSLLHQATLESLVVDKSTDLPSDAGITSDTLKMSENINVNPDCGNKDVSGNNAYPGGLGDDSICKEDNSIDLFQTSNSNVSFSGFSRQTYTDKTDDYEVTFDDTMYKLALFSPPLSDLGEVSPPVPLSPVELASYSPKIPLSTANTCTKLMGTSPTFEKNGIQYSTESIYETPLSSVENQKDLSNMTDVKVVDHTEGGTKTSRNLKVSTHSSDGLSSTSDISPLKTAVVKLSPMMLSDISNLNAQWRDRSTNEKCPDSMLYSNNKHDSVSNDPCWQDCSQNVPMGNSQRQNVETCQHIADDIDVIENPDRQNLERQYSKESDFSYHSCPKIDSVTSLSDNWLHLSECPQTELVYDPYSNPIKDPQYDDISSDEDTAEPADGEKSKDKGSASTKSSVPSKSAVPIKTVEADNSRNEGLPSSDAHLQSSIRGGGMSDDDAGKLVICPQVLPPSRKMVGLTAAAHGLGSVQATRAFCSNPADLPGNPRLLGGPQSKLQSVLVKDLPDFRSSTSETLLSWRQQFVTKTRIFSSQTNIEPLWEKLQKDPDFKYILTEDKHCVLTPCRPPPCKKQIQKWLNGKQLVLKHVTKNEGDRTMTESDSNTTLDVCVDKLKTSRKQKLSEQDSSMDVYDDSTLVDNSANTTSGQDHPASQVVRDSSVYDGKQTDSAMDTDRPCVQIIHMKGTLSSGNLSTDVKKEWSPNDKNRNGKSRWDQTEGHDALLPRHQQTDTMESSVLHSTPHRHKSSRVVFEPSCSPIDSGQRKSKHRKCDNRTQEQAAPEEKDFTLPKTVHPPQSTSREASTPLKPAPTAPSVNRQPSLQKSAGDAQLKTPLRTSTSKGSNVSQIDGPTPKNTCGFKYTQQNMQNAKAIHEYQYLTLLSMELHVETRGDLRPDPEVDSIQVLFYSILNDVPPSEGDRWVTGLIIVDKTSAQQDVRVLPGQCDPGPDTGGNSSLRPSMSSPKPSTSSHLPSTSSSSSAASPSKSHQPSPTSKKHMPTLFQKSGVSEKNVCYVMSEEELIDSFITLIARWDPDILVGYEIQMLSWGYIIQRSSHLGVNLYTKLSRIPDTKESKHYQEHNDDWGAAQSSEIHVTGRIVLNLWRLLRHEVTLNIYSFENVAFHVLHQRLPAYSFRTLSLWYGNRLHHNRWRVVEYYLKRVKANIEIIDQLDLVGKTSEFARVFGIEFFDVLSRGSQYRVESMMLRLAKPMNFIPVSPSVQQRARMRAGECIPLTLEPKSQFYMDPVVVLDFQSLYPSIMIAYNYCFSTCLGRLECLANAQDGPFEFGCTSLNIKPSLLKKLGTDVTVSPNGVVFVKQNVRHGILPKMVEEILNTRLMVKKSLKTNKADKVLSRLLDARQLGLKLIANVTYGYTGASFSGRMPCIEVGDSIVRKARESLELSIKLVEDTPHWRAKVVYGDTDSMFILLKGRSKDEAFVVGQEIADAVTNMFPKPMKLKFEKVYLPCVLQTKKRYVGFMYENPDQKDPVYDAKGIETVRRDACAAVSKVLERSIKLLFTSRDMSQVKQYVQRQCNKLMEGKVSIQDCVFAKEYRGMAGYKPGACVPALEIARKLLRQDRRGEPRVSERVPYVIVYGSPGLPLIQLVRQPLELLRDPTLRINGVYYITKQILPPLGRMFSLLGIDVFTWYQEIPRVIRFVPQSVVGADNKKGTISQYFVTTNCPICDEQSKQPICPTCLSDCQMTAVTLMENTRLCARVHDTLGQVCYNCMGSQDATQPCISTDCSILFRRVLAHNDNNKAEYHRQMLEKALEF